In Deinococcus sonorensis KR-87, a single window of DNA contains:
- a CDS encoding M14 family zinc carboxypeptidase has translation MNHQPKAIEAYLEQVPHYDRFLTVDELFETVRRAAREHPDLATYREVGHSTDGEPIPMLSIGHGPKSALLYACPHPNEPIGAMLVQFLVEALLKDERLRGAYTWHLLPCVDPDGTRLNEGWFAGPFTVRAYARSFYRPRGEEQVEWTFPISYKRYTWDAPIPETQALMAALQDTRPSFVYSLHNAGFGGVYYYLSSDVPAAYPGFYRIPEALGLFLSKGEPEVPWAEQHAPAIFGMLSVPDAYEYYETYTDIDPVAMMHGGGSSVDYLKSVGLEGAVTLITELPYFQAPAVADETKLPITRREVLLAGLDHDTEISEALTGLLDRIEPEMTLDSRFWRASSGFIRSGANAIESQRQWALNDAATLVPATVAQWADALYVSAFYKILMASMLDRALTAQRALGDSGTLTAAQAELQQHLDRWITDIEINLPHTPIPIRKTVQAQLGAMLTLLPHLH, from the coding sequence ATGAACCATCAGCCGAAGGCGATCGAAGCGTATCTGGAGCAAGTCCCGCACTACGACCGCTTTCTCACGGTCGACGAGCTGTTCGAAACGGTTCGACGTGCAGCGCGCGAACATCCAGACCTGGCGACGTACCGGGAGGTGGGCCACTCCACCGACGGCGAGCCGATTCCCATGCTCTCCATCGGGCACGGGCCGAAATCGGCGCTGCTGTACGCCTGCCCGCACCCCAACGAACCGATCGGGGCGATGCTGGTGCAGTTTCTGGTCGAGGCCCTGCTGAAGGATGAGCGCCTACGCGGGGCATACACCTGGCACCTGCTGCCCTGCGTGGACCCGGACGGAACGCGGCTGAACGAGGGGTGGTTCGCCGGGCCGTTCACGGTGCGGGCGTACGCCCGGTCCTTCTACCGTCCGCGGGGCGAAGAGCAGGTGGAGTGGACCTTTCCGATCTCGTACAAGCGCTACACCTGGGACGCGCCCATTCCCGAAACGCAGGCCCTGATGGCCGCGCTGCAGGACACCCGGCCGTCCTTTGTGTACTCGCTGCACAACGCGGGGTTTGGCGGCGTGTACTACTACCTCAGCAGCGACGTGCCCGCCGCGTACCCGGGCTTCTACCGGATTCCCGAAGCGTTGGGGCTGTTTCTCTCCAAAGGCGAACCGGAGGTGCCGTGGGCCGAGCAGCACGCGCCGGCCATCTTCGGGATGCTCAGCGTTCCAGACGCCTACGAGTACTACGAGACGTACACCGACATCGACCCGGTGGCGATGATGCACGGCGGCGGCTCCAGCGTCGATTACCTGAAGAGCGTCGGCCTTGAGGGCGCCGTGACGCTGATCACCGAACTGCCGTATTTCCAGGCGCCGGCGGTGGCGGACGAGACGAAACTGCCCATCACGCGCCGTGAGGTGCTGCTCGCCGGCCTCGACCACGACACCGAGATCAGCGAAGCGCTGACCGGCCTCCTGGACCGCATCGAGCCGGAGATGACGCTGGACTCGCGCTTCTGGCGGGCGTCCAGCGGCTTTATCCGCTCGGGCGCCAACGCCATCGAGAGCCAGCGGCAGTGGGCGTTGAATGACGCCGCCACCCTGGTGCCCGCCACGGTGGCGCAATGGGCCGACGCGCTGTACGTCTCGGCCTTCTATAAAATCCTGATGGCGAGCATGCTCGACCGCGCCCTGACTGCCCAGCGCGCACTGGGTGATTCCGGGACCCTCACGGCCGCTCAAGCTGAACTCCAGCAGCACCTGGACCGGTGGATCACCGACATCGAGATCAACCTGCCACACACGCCCATTCCCATCCGCAAGACGGTCCAGGCCCAGCTCGGCGCCATGCTGACGCTGCTCCCCCATCTCCACTGA
- a CDS encoding ABC transporter permease encodes MVVAISAALGTLLGLWAGYARGWVDVLIMRLVEIFFAFPFLVLVVAVIAVLGPSIFNVVWVLGLVSWPVYTRLVRAQVLTLREREFVEAARATGSGVGRIMFRHILPNSVTPILVAATFGIPQAILSLAALGFLGLGVQPPTPEWGTMISEGKNFILQTPLLIFWPGLAIMLIVMSFNFLGDGLRQALDPRSS; translated from the coding sequence GTGGTGGTGGCGATCTCGGCGGCGCTGGGCACGCTGCTCGGCCTGTGGGCGGGGTACGCGCGCGGGTGGGTGGATGTGCTGATCATGCGCCTGGTCGAGATCTTCTTCGCCTTTCCCTTCCTGGTGCTGGTGGTGGCGGTGATTGCGGTGCTGGGGCCGAGCATCTTCAACGTGGTGTGGGTGCTGGGGCTGGTGAGCTGGCCGGTGTACACCCGGCTGGTGCGCGCCCAGGTGCTGACCTTACGGGAACGCGAATTCGTGGAGGCGGCGCGCGCCACCGGTTCCGGGGTGGGGCGCATCATGTTCCGGCATATCCTGCCCAACAGCGTCACGCCCATTCTCGTCGCCGCCACCTTCGGCATTCCGCAGGCGATCCTGTCGCTGGCCGCGCTCGGGTTCCTGGGCCTGGGCGTTCAGCCGCCCACCCCGGAGTGGGGCACCATGATCAGCGAGGGCAAGAACTTCATCCTGCAAACGCCGCTGCTGATCTTCTGGCCGGGCCTCGCGATCATGCTGATCGTGATGAGCTTCAACTTCCTGGGCGACGGGCTGCGCCAGGCGCTGGATCCTCGCAGCAGTTGA
- a CDS encoding ABC transporter permease: protein MLTFLVKRLLLMIPVLLGISFLTFALLAFAPGDYLSLALSSGAANPEGLAHIKAELGLGEPWFTRYLHYLVRLLHGDLGSSIVFGQPVSAQILAALPNTLVLTASSLLFALTVAVVMGVLAGARPHSAVDYLASLVSVLGVAMPGFWLGLLLLVLFSLKLRWLPLGGGGLGNLSQGVWPFLSFLILPAVTLGAELTAILTRLTRNALLDVLGEDYIRTARAKGVGQYRVLFRHALRNAALPLVTTAGLQFGGLLGGAVIIETIFSWPGMGVLTINAITQRDLPMIQGAVLVFAALFVLVVLLTDVLYTWIDPRISYE, encoded by the coding sequence ATGCTGACCTTTCTCGTCAAGCGGCTGCTGCTGATGATTCCGGTGCTGCTGGGCATCAGCTTCCTGACGTTCGCGCTGCTGGCCTTCGCCCCGGGCGACTACCTGAGCCTGGCGCTGAGTTCCGGCGCGGCCAACCCCGAGGGCCTCGCGCACATCAAGGCGGAACTCGGCCTGGGTGAGCCGTGGTTCACGCGGTACCTGCACTACCTGGTCCGGCTGCTGCACGGCGATCTGGGCAGCTCCATCGTGTTCGGGCAGCCGGTCAGCGCGCAGATTCTGGCGGCGCTGCCCAACACGCTGGTGCTGACCGCCTCGTCGCTGCTCTTCGCCCTGACCGTTGCGGTGGTCATGGGGGTGCTGGCGGGCGCGCGTCCCCACAGCGCGGTGGACTATCTCGCGTCGCTGGTGAGCGTGCTGGGCGTCGCGATGCCCGGCTTCTGGCTGGGCCTGCTGCTGCTGGTCCTCTTCAGCCTCAAGCTGCGCTGGCTGCCGCTGGGCGGGGGCGGGCTCGGCAACCTCAGTCAGGGCGTGTGGCCGTTCCTGAGCTTTTTGATCCTGCCGGCCGTCACGCTGGGCGCGGAGCTGACCGCCATCCTGACCCGCCTGACACGGAACGCGCTGCTGGACGTGCTGGGTGAGGATTACATCCGGACCGCGCGGGCCAAGGGCGTGGGCCAGTACCGCGTGCTGTTCCGGCACGCGCTGCGCAACGCGGCGTTGCCGCTGGTCACGACCGCGGGCCTGCAGTTCGGGGGGCTGCTGGGCGGGGCGGTCATCATCGAGACCATCTTCTCGTGGCCGGGCATGGGCGTGCTCACCATCAACGCCATCACGCAGCGCGACCTGCCGATGATTCAGGGTGCGGTGCTGGTGTTCGCGGCGTTGTTCGTGCTGGTGGTGCTGCTCACCGACGTGCTGTACACCTGGATCGACCCGAGGATCAGTTATGAGTAA
- a CDS encoding ABC transporter substrate-binding protein, translated as MFSPRITTFAGALTLLLMPGALAQSGGTLRIAYSAVKQLDPFKPASDDEINVSSQIFDTLVYTDQKVQVKPLLATSWSAPDSTTWVFNLRHGVKFQDGNAVFAKGKGREVVAADVVYSINRFIKTSTLFTLGDIASVRAVNPYTVEIKTGKPNPLLVSDPNRLSRVAIVPHEGVEKLGEAGFAKSPVGSGPFTLRPYTPNGTITLDRNPSYWLPTKLGQVQFIYLPDPTVATLAVQGGRVDVVSYLLNVDSANQLAQQPTVKLIEGPGSYRGLGFNVRTAPFDDFAVRDAISKAMDIDGAYKSVLGTNAIRAYGQVPPWVPFGYDPSLKNLWSYDPKAAAAELTKAGYAKNAAGLWAKDGKPLSFDLKTIAGSQVRVLTILVTQLKDFGIDARILQQDVAVWASDLGKGNNTGLFFDYSFAATTGLYALFGGDNIGSSNTHMYKNAEVDALFAKALVNPNATQRAAQWKQAQRLIMKDKVAIPLYFEKGYAVVGKNVQDFYPAFANLKLVSPSNNVTISK; from the coding sequence ATGTTCAGCCCGAGAATCACGACCTTTGCGGGTGCGCTCACCCTCCTGCTGATGCCGGGCGCTCTCGCCCAGAGCGGCGGGACCCTGCGGATCGCGTACAGCGCGGTCAAGCAGCTCGACCCGTTCAAACCCGCCTCGGACGACGAAATCAATGTGAGCTCGCAGATTTTCGACACGCTGGTCTACACCGACCAGAAGGTGCAGGTCAAACCGCTGCTCGCGACCAGCTGGAGCGCGCCCGACAGCACCACCTGGGTGTTCAACCTGCGCCACGGCGTGAAATTTCAGGACGGCAACGCGGTGTTCGCCAAGGGCAAGGGCCGCGAGGTGGTCGCCGCCGACGTGGTGTACTCCATCAACCGCTTCATCAAGACCAGCACGCTCTTCACGCTGGGGGACATCGCGAGCGTCCGCGCCGTGAACCCCTACACGGTGGAGATCAAGACCGGCAAACCCAATCCCCTGCTGGTCAGTGACCCCAACCGCCTCTCGCGCGTCGCCATCGTGCCGCACGAGGGCGTCGAGAAGCTCGGCGAGGCGGGCTTCGCCAAGTCCCCGGTCGGCTCCGGCCCCTTCACCCTGCGTCCGTACACGCCCAACGGCACCATCACCCTCGACCGCAACCCCAGCTACTGGCTCCCCACCAAACTCGGGCAGGTGCAGTTCATCTACCTGCCGGACCCGACCGTGGCCACCCTGGCCGTGCAGGGCGGCCGCGTGGACGTCGTCTCCTACCTCCTGAACGTCGACTCGGCCAACCAGCTCGCGCAGCAGCCCACCGTCAAGCTGATCGAGGGACCGGGGTCGTACCGGGGACTCGGCTTCAACGTGCGCACCGCCCCGTTCGACGACTTCGCGGTCCGCGACGCCATCTCCAAAGCCATGGACATCGATGGGGCCTACAAGTCGGTGCTGGGCACCAACGCCATCCGCGCGTATGGCCAGGTGCCGCCGTGGGTGCCGTTCGGCTACGATCCCAGCCTCAAGAACCTGTGGAGCTACGATCCCAAAGCGGCCGCCGCCGAGCTGACCAAGGCCGGCTACGCCAAGAACGCCGCGGGCCTGTGGGCCAAGGACGGCAAGCCGCTCTCCTTTGACCTCAAGACCATCGCCGGGTCGCAGGTGCGGGTGCTCACCATCCTGGTGACGCAGCTCAAGGACTTCGGCATCGACGCGCGCATCCTGCAGCAGGACGTGGCGGTGTGGGCCTCCGACCTCGGCAAGGGCAACAACACCGGCCTGTTCTTCGATTACAGTTTCGCGGCCACCACCGGCCTGTACGCGCTGTTCGGCGGCGACAACATCGGGTCGTCCAACACCCACATGTACAAGAACGCCGAGGTCGACGCCCTGTTCGCCAAAGCGCTGGTGAACCCCAACGCCACGCAGCGGGCCGCGCAGTGGAAGCAGGCGCAGCGCTTGATCATGAAGGACAAGGTGGCGATCCCGCTGTACTTCGAAAAGGGGTACGCGGTGGTGGGCAAGAACGTCCAGGACTTCTACCCGGCGTTCGCCAACCTGAAACTGGTGTCGCCCAGCAACAACGTCACGATCAGCAAGTGA
- a CDS encoding LysR family transcriptional regulator has protein sequence MREPTLAQLRAFMIAAQRGSVSAAAIELDLTQSAVSHAIHSLETQLGTVLLERHGRGVHPTEVGTRLLPLVEQLAALMHVIVTTASTTSPLEGTVSIAAFSSLARHLLPQALTRLALEHPALTIVASDHYPERHSVIRAVQQGQADIGLTQLLPGMNLVAQKLGEDPYVIVAPEHWALQDLFKRPYIHLGPPHDVWLLDALARHGVLLKPVLHLSTEAALLALVLTGLGYTILPQLTLPELPPALKVHPLPHPVKRIYGMVTKADAMAPGIRAVMAVLGQIPGHPD, from the coding sequence ATGAGGGAGCCGACGTTGGCGCAGCTGCGGGCGTTCATGATCGCCGCTCAGCGGGGCAGTGTGAGCGCCGCTGCCATCGAACTTGACCTGACGCAGTCCGCCGTCAGCCACGCGATCCATTCGCTTGAAACGCAACTCGGCACCGTGCTGCTCGAACGTCATGGCCGCGGCGTGCACCCCACCGAGGTGGGCACGCGGCTGCTCCCCCTGGTCGAACAACTCGCCGCACTGATGCACGTCATTGTCACCACGGCCAGCACGACCAGCCCCCTGGAAGGCACCGTCAGCATCGCTGCCTTTTCCAGTCTCGCCCGCCACCTGCTGCCGCAGGCGCTCACCCGCCTGGCCCTGGAACATCCTGCGCTCACCATTGTGGCCAGTGACCATTACCCGGAACGACACTCGGTGATCCGGGCGGTGCAGCAGGGCCAGGCCGACATCGGGCTGACTCAACTGCTGCCAGGAATGAACCTGGTGGCCCAGAAGTTGGGGGAAGATCCGTATGTCATCGTGGCTCCGGAACACTGGGCCCTGCAGGACCTGTTCAAGCGCCCGTATATTCATCTGGGTCCACCCCATGACGTGTGGTTACTCGACGCGCTTGCCCGGCACGGCGTGCTGCTCAAACCCGTGCTTCACCTGTCCACCGAAGCCGCCCTCCTGGCCCTCGTGCTGACGGGCCTGGGCTACACGATTCTTCCCCAGCTCACGCTGCCGGAACTCCCCCCTGCCCTGAAGGTGCACCCACTGCCTCATCCGGTGAAACGCATCTACGGCATGGTCACAAAAGCGGACGCCATGGCCCCGGGGATTCGAGCGGTCATGGCGGTCCTCGGTCAGATCCCAGGCCATCCAGATTGA
- a CDS encoding VOC family protein: MTIKRMDHVSVVVDELEGAIAFFNALGLKPAGTAQVEGDWVDQVNGLAGVQVEIVMMQTPDGQGRLELTKFRQPELVELHPAVAPPNAPGLRSVMFEVERVEDTVARLRAHGAELIGEVAQYRDRLCSVRGPAGIIVALAEALT, encoded by the coding sequence ATGACGATCAAGCGAATGGACCACGTCAGCGTGGTTGTCGACGAACTGGAGGGTGCCATCGCCTTCTTCAATGCCCTCGGCCTGAAGCCCGCCGGCACAGCGCAGGTTGAGGGGGACTGGGTGGACCAGGTGAACGGGTTGGCTGGGGTTCAGGTCGAGATCGTGATGATGCAGACCCCGGACGGGCAAGGTCGGCTCGAGCTGACGAAATTCCGGCAGCCGGAGCTGGTGGAGCTGCACCCGGCCGTGGCGCCCCCGAACGCACCGGGCCTGCGCAGCGTCATGTTCGAGGTGGAGCGCGTTGAAGACACGGTCGCACGCCTGCGTGCCCACGGCGCTGAACTGATCGGCGAAGTGGCCCAGTACCGGGACCGGCTGTGCTCCGTGCGCGGCCCCGCGGGCATCATCGTGGCGCTGGCCGAGGCCCTCACCTGA
- a CDS encoding PhzF family phenazine biosynthesis protein — MGTAPFVTVDVFTDRPFGGNPLAVFPDARGLTEGEMQALAAELNLSETTFVLPPEHPGSTARVRIFNRTAEMPFAGHPMVGTGFVLADRSRDGLLRFEVPAGLVDVQVDHDARGAATGATIAAPQPLRIGGALPPGLVAECAGISPDGIVTVRHPPTLASDGGNPRVLVEVTEAALAAATPDLAAFRRAVAATPELGGLLSLYLYRRDGSRLRTRMFSPLTGTWEDPATGSAATPLAGFLLHRSGAISGAWEILQGVEMGRPSLLRTTAQRTPDGIRARVGGGCVRVLQGHAMLPDKPGP, encoded by the coding sequence ATGGGCACCGCGCCGTTCGTCACGGTGGACGTCTTCACGGACCGGCCATTCGGCGGCAACCCGCTGGCGGTCTTTCCGGACGCGCGCGGTCTGACTGAGGGCGAGATGCAGGCGCTGGCGGCCGAGCTCAACCTGTCCGAGACCACCTTCGTCCTCCCGCCCGAACATCCCGGGAGCACCGCCCGCGTGCGCATCTTCAACCGCACCGCCGAGATGCCCTTCGCCGGGCATCCCATGGTCGGCACCGGCTTCGTCCTGGCCGACCGGTCGCGCGACGGTCTGCTGCGCTTCGAGGTGCCCGCGGGCCTGGTGGACGTGCAGGTCGACCACGATGCTCGGGGCGCCGCGACGGGGGCCACCATCGCCGCCCCGCAGCCGCTGAGGATCGGTGGGGCGCTGCCGCCCGGCCTGGTGGCCGAGTGTGCTGGCATCTCGCCGGACGGGATCGTGACCGTTCGTCACCCGCCGACCCTGGCTTCGGATGGCGGCAACCCACGGGTGCTGGTGGAGGTCACCGAGGCGGCACTGGCCGCCGCCACGCCCGATCTTGCGGCCTTCCGGCGCGCGGTGGCCGCGACCCCCGAGCTCGGCGGTCTGCTTTCGCTGTATCTCTATCGCCGCGACGGGTCACGCCTGCGCACCCGAATGTTTTCCCCACTGACCGGCACCTGGGAGGATCCCGCGACCGGCAGCGCGGCGACGCCCCTGGCCGGCTTCCTGCTGCACCGTTCGGGAGCCATCAGCGGGGCATGGGAGATCCTCCAGGGCGTCGAGATGGGCCGCCCCAGCCTGCTGCGAACCACGGCGCAACGCACCCCGGACGGCATCCGCGCCCGCGTGGGGGGCGGATGCGTGCGGGTGCTGCAGGGCCACGCGATGCTGCCGGACAAGCCGGGCCCGTAA
- a CDS encoding PIN domain-containing protein produces the protein MRTVALLVILHGCLSAARHGVLTAEHAVQAERLPWSHRAPFDRMLVAQAHVERCPLVTMDEHIRAFPRAPLHVWA, from the coding sequence ATGCGCACTGTAGCGCTCCTTGTCATCCTGCACGGCTGCCTCAGCGCGGCTCGGCATGGTGTCCTCACGGCCGAACACGCGGTGCAGGCCGAGCGGTTGCCGTGGAGCCACCGTGCTCCCTTCGACCGGATGCTGGTGGCCCAGGCGCACGTGGAACGCTGTCCGCTGGTCACGATGGACGAACACATCCGGGCGTTTCCACGTGCGCCCCTCCACGTCTGGGCCTGA
- a CDS encoding MFS transporter, whose product MPPLPPPAAPGRWSALARLSTGVFFTMAPWFSAAALLPQLRDRWALTDVASSGLTLAVQLGFVLGAVLSAALNLADRVTPQRLMLWGGLIAAATNLGLLLAGGLGTAAVLRALTGAALALVYPAALKAMSAWFVTGRGVALGVMVGGLTLGSALPHLINGLGGASPRLVIVTTSVLAALGGLIAADVAEGPGRFPAAAFQPAQAWRLLRGRGLQLATLGYLGHMWELYAMWAWCAAFFTEVLPHHVAGGHREAALATFAVVGIGALGCGLGGVLGDRWGRTRLVLLALSCSGGCALVLAGLLLAHAPPLALLAVSLVWGFWIIADSAQFSAITSEISDPAYVGTALTAQLGLGYTLTAVSIALVPVLERAGGWPAVFAVLALGPAVGGVAIHRLSRRAEARRIAGGRRLKAPHGSDRRVHPAALVTLWPTVPVEAPAA is encoded by the coding sequence ATGCCACCGCTCCCTCCGCCTGCGGCGCCCGGGCGCTGGTCCGCACTCGCCCGGCTGTCCACCGGTGTGTTTTTCACCATGGCGCCGTGGTTCTCGGCGGCCGCGCTGCTGCCGCAGTTGCGCGACCGGTGGGCGCTGACGGACGTCGCTTCCTCCGGGTTGACCCTGGCCGTCCAGCTCGGGTTCGTGCTGGGCGCGGTCCTGAGCGCCGCGCTGAACCTCGCGGACCGCGTGACGCCTCAGCGGCTGATGCTGTGGGGCGGCCTGATCGCGGCCGCCACCAACCTGGGCCTGCTGCTGGCCGGGGGCCTGGGCACCGCCGCTGTACTGCGCGCGCTGACCGGCGCGGCGCTGGCGCTGGTGTACCCCGCGGCGCTCAAGGCCATGTCCGCCTGGTTCGTCACGGGTCGCGGGGTCGCGCTCGGCGTGATGGTGGGCGGGCTGACCCTCGGCTCGGCGCTGCCGCACCTGATCAACGGTCTGGGCGGCGCGAGTCCGCGGCTGGTGATCGTGACGACCAGTGTGCTGGCGGCGCTGGGCGGCCTCATCGCCGCAGACGTTGCGGAGGGGCCGGGGCGCTTCCCGGCGGCGGCCTTTCAACCGGCGCAGGCCTGGCGGCTGCTCCGCGGCCGGGGCCTGCAGCTGGCCACCCTCGGGTACCTGGGGCACATGTGGGAGCTGTACGCGATGTGGGCGTGGTGCGCTGCCTTCTTCACCGAGGTGCTCCCCCATCACGTGGCCGGCGGGCACCGCGAGGCGGCGCTGGCCACCTTCGCGGTGGTGGGCATCGGGGCGCTCGGCTGCGGTCTGGGCGGCGTCCTGGGCGACCGCTGGGGCCGAACCCGCCTGGTGCTGCTGGCCCTGAGCTGCTCCGGCGGGTGCGCGCTGGTCCTGGCCGGACTGCTGCTGGCGCACGCCCCGCCGCTGGCGCTGCTGGCCGTGAGTCTCGTCTGGGGCTTCTGGATCATCGCGGATTCTGCTCAATTCTCGGCAATCACCAGCGAAATCAGCGACCCCGCCTACGTCGGCACGGCCCTGACCGCGCAATTGGGGCTGGGTTATACCCTGACGGCCGTGAGCATCGCGCTGGTGCCGGTCCTGGAGCGTGCCGGCGGCTGGCCCGCCGTCTTCGCGGTGCTGGCCCTGGGCCCGGCGGTCGGCGGCGTGGCGATTCACCGGCTGTCCAGACGGGCGGAGGCCCGCCGGATCGCCGGTGGACGACGGCTGAAGGCGCCCCATGGATCTGACCGCCGGGTCCACCCGGCCGCGCTGGTGACGCTCTGGCCCACTGTCCCGGTGGAAGCCCCCGCCGCCTGA
- a CDS encoding response regulator, with the protein MPDARRLQVVLVDDSQADTFLMQEIFSALLPTPNVTVYHDSREALSALQTQPPQQHPDLMLLDINMPGLNGHDLLRAVKADLRLRRVPVIMYSTSKAASDIRRSYDHHAAAYLVKAAGFAQMEAQLQGLWRYWSQHALSRQTA; encoded by the coding sequence ATGCCTGACGCCCGTCGCCTCCAGGTTGTGCTTGTGGATGACAGCCAGGCCGACACGTTCCTGATGCAGGAGATCTTCTCGGCGCTCCTTCCCACCCCGAACGTCACGGTGTACCACGACAGCCGCGAGGCCCTGAGTGCCCTGCAGACCCAGCCACCGCAGCAGCATCCGGATTTGATGCTGCTGGACATCAACATGCCGGGGCTCAATGGGCATGACCTGCTGAGGGCCGTGAAGGCCGACCTCCGCCTGCGACGCGTTCCGGTCATCATGTATTCCACCTCAAAGGCCGCCTCAGACATTCGGCGCAGCTACGATCACCACGCCGCTGCGTACCTGGTGAAGGCGGCGGGGTTTGCCCAGATGGAAGCGCAATTGCAGGGGTTGTGGCGGTACTGGTCCCAGCATGCCCTCAGCCGGCAGACCGCCTGA
- a CDS encoding TolB family protein: MRRFAFLLALTVGAAAAAPLVVQKNGDLYLDSRNQSVRLTTYGRNFNPVVSPDGRWVAYLSFPAWVQGGGYLATNVWVMNLQSRTARRLADQPAGASNAGLFVCRDLLSWSTDGRTVAWLEWRLSGPDTLPAEETVLVTRSVSGAERREVRVHLAPGLTGWSADDIFTQLLGVRYQGRLEGNTLSLTVTRDRTGRTPPLQVKVDVETGLLREVHSGSVAPVHPGGSGRS; this comes from the coding sequence ATGCGGCGGTTCGCGTTCCTGCTGGCGTTGACGGTCGGCGCCGCCGCGGCGGCACCCCTGGTCGTCCAGAAGAACGGCGACCTGTACCTCGACTCACGGAACCAAAGTGTCCGCCTCACGACGTACGGGCGGAACTTCAATCCGGTTGTCTCACCGGACGGGCGGTGGGTGGCGTACCTGTCGTTTCCGGCGTGGGTGCAGGGCGGCGGGTACCTCGCCACCAACGTCTGGGTCATGAACCTCCAGTCCCGGACAGCGCGCCGCCTCGCCGATCAGCCGGCCGGAGCCTCGAACGCAGGCCTGTTCGTGTGCCGCGACCTGCTGAGCTGGTCGACGGACGGGCGGACGGTCGCGTGGCTGGAGTGGCGCCTCTCAGGCCCGGACACCCTGCCGGCCGAAGAAACGGTCCTCGTGACCCGGTCGGTCTCCGGTGCTGAGCGCCGGGAAGTGCGGGTTCACCTCGCGCCAGGCCTGACCGGATGGAGCGCTGACGACATCTTCACGCAGCTGCTCGGCGTCCGGTACCAGGGACGGCTCGAAGGGAACACGCTGTCGCTCACCGTCACGCGAGACCGCACTGGCCGCACGCCTCCACTGCAGGTCAAGGTGGACGTCGAGACTGGCCTGCTGCGGGAAGTGCACTCAGGGAGCGTCGCGCCCGTCCACCCTGGGGGTTCCGGTCGATCCTAG
- a CDS encoding phosphotransferase enzyme family protein — protein MSSGLTPDEKLATRFGLTDPELVHVHTGYRGTRTSLLRDEVRSVYLRRYADHWQHRPAQVTFELRWLNLLVQQGQRVPTVVRTIEGEAAVVDGGLPVAVFTPVPGAPRYPLTPSEAATLGVALADLHRAPAPSPGPEVFRYDLDTLLEAPLSFGLQFLQGADAEAWARLGAEWRAAVAAIPINETTFGAVHADLHQWNVMWDGPVPYLLDFALCGIGYRLYDLAGFLWPRRDDTAADPAVAAMCDAFVEGYRSRRPLCAEEEAALGVVVRLRDVWEMRDFAEWDEKFDAARDVPGYLARFQAFPTA, from the coding sequence ATGTCTAGTGGTCTCACGCCCGACGAGAAGCTTGCCACGCGGTTCGGGTTGACGGACCCCGAGCTCGTCCATGTGCACACGGGGTACCGCGGCACAAGGACCTCTTTGCTCCGAGACGAAGTCCGTTCGGTCTACCTGCGCCGTTATGCAGACCACTGGCAGCACCGACCTGCCCAGGTCACGTTCGAACTCCGCTGGCTAAACCTCCTCGTCCAGCAGGGGCAGCGTGTGCCGACGGTGGTCCGAACCATCGAAGGGGAGGCGGCCGTCGTGGACGGCGGCTTGCCTGTAGCCGTGTTCACGCCGGTCCCAGGCGCGCCTCGGTACCCATTGACACCCAGCGAAGCCGCCACGCTCGGCGTGGCCCTCGCAGATCTTCACCGTGCCCCCGCACCCTCGCCAGGGCCAGAGGTTTTTCGCTACGACCTCGACACCCTGCTTGAGGCGCCCCTGTCTTTCGGACTTCAGTTTCTGCAAGGCGCCGATGCTGAGGCCTGGGCGCGGTTGGGCGCAGAGTGGCGAGCGGCGGTCGCGGCCATCCCCATCAATGAGACGACGTTCGGTGCCGTTCATGCGGATCTGCATCAGTGGAACGTCATGTGGGACGGCCCTGTGCCCTACCTGCTTGATTTTGCCCTGTGCGGGATCGGCTACCGTCTGTATGACCTCGCCGGCTTTTTGTGGCCTCGACGAGACGACACGGCGGCGGATCCTGCCGTGGCCGCGATGTGTGACGCATTCGTCGAGGGGTACCGGTCCAGGCGTCCGCTCTGCGCTGAAGAAGAGGCCGCGTTGGGGGTGGTTGTGAGGCTGCGCGATGTCTGGGAAATGCGGGATTTTGCGGAGTGGGACGAGAAGTTCGACGCGGCGCGCGACGTGCCAGGGTACCTGGCACGCTTCCAGGCGTTCCCCACCGCATGA